The following are encoded in a window of Perca flavescens isolate YP-PL-M2 chromosome 24, PFLA_1.0, whole genome shotgun sequence genomic DNA:
- the smim11 gene encoding small integral membrane protein 11, with protein sequence MINWKALDNVPLLLYILALKTLLLCMAFAGAKIYQSKKADQALKKQQDERRRLAQQTQELIDNKKED encoded by the coding sequence GCTTTGGACAATGTCCCCTTGCTTCTGTACATCCTGGCCCTGAAGACGCTGCTGCTGTGTATGGCGTTTGCCGGGGCGAAGATCTACCAGAGTAAGAAAGCAGACCAGGCCCTGAAGAAGCAGCAGGATGAGAGGAGGAGGCTGGCCCAGCAGACGCAGGAGCTCATAGACAACAAGAAGGAGGACTGA